The Synechococcus sp. RS9909 genomic interval CAGGACGCCATCGCGCACGATGAACAGATTCATGCCGCTGGCCTCGCTGATCTTGCCGCGGCTGTTGAGCAGCAGGGCTTCGTCGAAACCACTGAGCACCGCTTCAGTCTTGGCCAGGGAGCTGGTGATATAAGCGCCACTGATCTTGCCGCGCAGGGGCAGGGAGCGGTCTTCCTGACGGGTCCAGGAGCTGATCCGGCAACTGACGCCCTCGGGCGAGAGGTAGTCACCCAGCTCGAGGCCGTAGATCAGGAAATCGGTTTCGATGTTGTGCAACCGAGGGGCGATGCCGAGGTCACTCGTGTAAACAAACGGCCGCAGGTAGATCGGTGTGGTGGGCCGATTCGCCCGCAGCATCGCGGTGAGGGCCTCCATCACAGTGGTTTCACTCAAGTCAGTCAGCAGCAGCCGGGCGCTTTGACTGAGGCGACGGGCATGGCGATCGGCGCGGAACAGAAGCACGTGATCGGCCCTCTGCGGATCGGGAATCGCCCGCATGCCACCAAACGCGCCCGTGCCGTAGTGGAGCGCGTGGGTGGCCACCGACACCTTCGCTTCTGAGAAGGGGATGCAACGGCCTTCAAACCAGGCGTACGGCAGGAACTGATGCATGGCTGACGGGGCCGTTCGCCAAATCTTCTCACCCACCATCCCACCGGCACGACCGACAATGGCGCCATGCACCGACTGAGCAGCGTCCCTGGATCCGATGAAGGCGGCGAGGTGGTGCTCGTGGAGCAGCCAACGGCACCGCTGTTGCTGCTCACCAGCGCCCAGACCGACATCAGCACCCTCGCCAGGGTGTTGGAGGCAGCGGAGGCGGCCCCCTGGCGCGATCGGATCCGCGCCCTGCCGCTCGATGCCCTGCAGCACCAGGCCCAGATCGATCACTATCTCGCCAGCACCGCTGCCGACGCACGCTTGATCGTGGTGCGTCTGCTCGGGGGCCGGGGCCACTGGTCCTATGGCTTCGAGCAAGTGCTGCGCTGGCAGGAGGCCCGCAGCGATCGCCAGCTGATTGTTCTGGCCGGCACCCCGGATCAGGACCGTGCCCTGCACGGCCTGAGCTCGGTTCCCGAACCTCTCTGCGATGCCCTCGCCGCCCTGATGAGGGAAGGAGGCCCGGAGAATCTCAAGCGTTGCCTCGATGCCCTGGCGCTGCTGCTGGCAGGAGAGGAACCCGAGGCCTCGGCGCTGGAGCCGCTGCCGATGGCTGATCCGGCCCCTTGGCAGTGGCAGGACACCCCCGGCCCTCGGGTGGGGGTGATCCTCTATCGCGCCCTGGCCCGTGCCGGTGACACGGCGTTGGCGGAGGCGCTGCTCAGCAGCCTGCGCCGGCGTGGCCTGGTGCCGCGAGCGCTCTGGGTGAGCAGCCTGCGCGATCCGGTGGTGCAGCAGGGCGTGTTGGATCTGTTGCAGCACCAGCAGGTGGAGCTGGTGATCACCACTACCGCCTTCGCCTCGGTGCAATTCGAGGAGGCCGGTCTCGGCAGTCCGCTCTGGGATCAGCTCGATCGCCCGGTTCTGCAGGTGCTCAGCAGCGGTCGCTCCCGCCAGGTCTGGGCCGACTCCTCCCGGGGCCTCGACCCACTCGACCTCTCACTCCAGGTGGTGCTGCCCGAGCTTGATGGACGCATCACCACCCGGGTCGGTGGCTTCCGGGAACAGCAGCAGGCCCACCCCAGCCTGGCCACAGCGGTGCATGTCCTCGAACCGAACCCCACCGGACTGGACTGGGTGGTGCAACACGCCGAGGCCTGGATTGCGCTGCGGCGCAGCTCGGCCCATGAGCGTCGTGTCGCCCTGGTTCTGGCCAACTATCCAATTCGCAATGGGCGTGTGGCCAATGGCGTCGGTCTCGACACCCCCGCCTCATTGCACAACGCCCTGCACTGGTTGCAGGAGTCGGGGCACAACCTCGGTGTCGTCCCTGTCCCTGCCACACCGGAGGCCTTGATGCAGGCTCTGCTGCGGGGGCGCAGCAACGATCCCGAGAGCCACCATCGCCCAGCCCTCGCCCACCTCCCCCTGCGCGATTACCAGGCCTGGTGGCAGCACTTGCCCACCGCGGCACGCCAGGCGGTGGAACGGCGATGGGGGCCACCGGAGCAGGCGGTGGATCTCGACAGGGCGTTGGATGGCTCCCCCGGTTTCGCCATCCATGGCCTCCGCTTCGGCCATGTGGTGGTGCTGATTCAGCCCAGTCGGGGCTACGACCCGGATCAGCTCAGCGATCTCCACTCCCCCGACCTGCCGCCACCACACCGCTACCTGGCCCAATACCTCTGGATGCGCCAGGTGCACGGCTGCCAGGTGATGGTGCATCTGGGCAAACATGGCAGCGCCGAATGGCTGCCCGGCAAGGCGGTGGGCCTGAGCGCGTCCTGTGCTCCGGCTCTGGCCCTGGGGCCGATTCCCCATCTCTATCCCTTCATCGTCAACGATCCGGGCGAGGGATCCCAGGCCAAACGGCGAGGCCATGCCGTGATCCTCGATCACCTCACGCCGCCGCTGGGGCGCGCTGGATCCCATGGCG includes:
- a CDS encoding branched-chain amino acid transaminase; this translates as MHQFLPYAWFEGRCIPFSEAKVSVATHALHYGTGAFGGMRAIPDPQRADHVLLFRADRHARRLSQSARLLLTDLSETTVMEALTAMLRANRPTTPIYLRPFVYTSDLGIAPRLHNIETDFLIYGLELGDYLSPEGVSCRISSWTRQEDRSLPLRGKISGAYITSSLAKTEAVLSGFDEALLLNSRGKISEASGMNLFIVRDGVLITPGVDQDILEGITRASVIELARSMGITVVERPVDKTELFIADEVFLTGTAAKITPVRQLESTTLSSERPLMHALRERLVAITEGRDPDYEHWVTRIDLNG